A single Mixta calida DNA region contains:
- the trmA gene encoding tRNA (uridine(54)-C5)-methyltransferase TrmA has product MTPEKLPVEHYETQLAEKVTRLQQLMAPFSAPEIEVFRSPVSHYRMRAEFRIWHDGDDLYHIIFDQQTRQRIRVDQFPAASELINQMMPLMIAAIRNHAALRRKLFQIDYLSTMSNQIVISLLYHRKLDEAWQQAAEALRDALRAQGFDVQLIGRATKTKICLDRDYVDERLPVAGREMIYRQIENSFTQPNAAMNIQMLEWALDVTKNAQGDLLELYCGNGNFSLALARNFRRVLATEIAKPSVAAAQYNIAANQIDNVQIIRMAAEEFTQAMNGVRAFNRLEGIDLQSYQCETIFVDPPRSGLDEETVKLVQGYPQILYISCNPQTLCDNLATLAQTHAVTRLALFDQFPYTHHMECGVLLTRR; this is encoded by the coding sequence ATGACGCCCGAAAAACTGCCCGTCGAACATTATGAAACCCAGCTCGCGGAAAAAGTGACGCGCCTGCAACAGCTGATGGCGCCCTTCTCCGCGCCGGAAATCGAGGTGTTTCGCTCGCCGGTCAGTCACTATCGTATGCGCGCGGAATTCCGCATCTGGCACGATGGCGACGATCTCTACCACATCATTTTCGATCAGCAGACGCGCCAGCGCATCCGTGTCGATCAATTCCCCGCCGCCAGCGAATTGATCAATCAGATGATGCCGCTGATGATCGCCGCGATCCGCAATCACGCGGCGTTGCGACGCAAGCTTTTCCAGATTGATTATCTTTCGACGATGAGCAATCAGATCGTTATCTCCCTGCTTTATCACCGCAAGCTTGATGAAGCGTGGCAGCAGGCGGCGGAAGCGCTGCGCGATGCCCTGCGGGCGCAGGGTTTCGATGTTCAGCTGATTGGCCGCGCCACCAAAACAAAAATCTGCCTCGATCGGGATTACGTCGATGAACGCCTGCCGGTTGCCGGGCGAGAGATGATCTATCGCCAGATTGAAAACAGCTTTACCCAGCCTAACGCGGCAATGAATATTCAGATGCTGGAATGGGCGCTGGACGTAACGAAGAACGCACAGGGCGATCTGCTGGAGCTTTACTGCGGCAACGGCAATTTTTCGCTGGCGCTGGCGCGTAATTTCCGCCGCGTGTTGGCGACGGAGATCGCCAAGCCTTCGGTCGCCGCCGCGCAATACAACATTGCGGCAAACCAGATTGATAACGTGCAAATAATTCGCATGGCGGCGGAAGAGTTTACGCAGGCGATGAATGGTGTACGCGCATTTAATCGCCTGGAGGGGATTGATTTACAGAGCTATCAGTGCGAGACCATTTTTGTCGATCCGCCGCGCAGCGGCCTCGATGAGGAGACGGTAAAACTGGTGCAGGGTTACCCACAGATCCTCTATATCTCCTGCAACCCGCAAACCCTGTGCGACAACCTCGCGACGCTGGCGCAGACTCATGCTGTAACGCGTCTGGCGCTGTTCGATCAGTTCCCGTATACCCATCATATGGAGTGCGGCGTTCTGCTGACGCGTCGCTAA
- a CDS encoding YijD family membrane protein, protein MTDQNPRDKGTLLLAFITGLAINGSFSVLFNAFVPFSIFPLIALGLAAWCLHQRYLNRAMPEGMPSLAAAFFLLGILLYSAIVRADYPEIGSNFLPVVLMVALIFWIGTRLRRKR, encoded by the coding sequence ATGACAGATCAGAACCCTCGCGATAAAGGAACCTTACTGCTGGCGTTTATTACCGGCCTCGCGATCAACGGTTCTTTTTCCGTGCTTTTCAACGCTTTTGTCCCGTTTTCGATTTTCCCGCTAATTGCATTGGGGCTGGCGGCCTGGTGTCTGCACCAGCGTTATCTTAATCGCGCCATGCCGGAAGGCATGCCTTCGCTGGCCGCCGCCTTTTTCCTGCTCGGTATCCTGCTCTACAGCGCGATCGTACGCGCCGACTATCCTGAAATCGGCTCTAACTTTCTTCCGGTGGTCTTGATGGTGGCGCTGATCTTCTGGATTGGCACGCGTCTGCGTCGGAAGCGCTAA
- the fabR gene encoding HTH-type transcriptional repressor FabR, giving the protein MGVRAQQKERTRRSLIEAAFSQLSAERSFASLSLREVAREAGIAPTSFYRHFRDVDELGLTMVDESGLMLRQLMRQARQRIAKGGSVIKTSVSTFMEFIESNPNAFRLLLRERSGTSAAFRAAVAREIQHFIAELADYLELENRMPRSFTEAQAEAMVIIVFNAGAEALDVDAEQRRKLEERLVLQLRMISKGAYYWYRREQERTAVTLDSPN; this is encoded by the coding sequence ATGGGCGTCAGAGCACAGCAAAAAGAACGTACACGACGTTCGCTTATTGAGGCGGCATTTAGTCAGTTAAGTGCCGAGCGCAGTTTTGCCAGTCTGAGTTTACGGGAAGTTGCCCGTGAAGCCGGTATTGCCCCGACCTCCTTTTACCGCCATTTCCGCGATGTGGATGAGCTGGGATTAACCATGGTGGATGAAAGCGGCCTGATGTTAAGGCAGCTTATGCGTCAGGCGCGCCAGCGCATCGCCAAAGGCGGCAGCGTTATCAAAACCTCCGTCTCCACCTTTATGGAATTTATTGAAAGCAATCCCAACGCCTTCCGTCTGTTGTTACGTGAAAGATCGGGTACCTCCGCCGCTTTTCGCGCCGCCGTCGCGCGCGAAATTCAGCATTTTATCGCTGAGCTGGCAGATTATCTGGAGCTGGAAAACCGTATGCCGCGCAGTTTTACCGAAGCGCAGGCGGAAGCGATGGTCATCATTGTTTTTAATGCGGGCGCAGAAGCGCTGGATGTTGATGCGGAACAGCGCCGGAAGCTGGAAGAGCGGCTGGTGCTCCAGCTGCGTATGATCTCCAAAGGCGCCTACTATTGGTATCGCCGTGAGCAGGAGCGGACAGCGGTCACGCTCGATAGTCCTAATTAA
- the sthA gene encoding Si-specific NAD(P)(+) transhydrogenase has protein sequence MQHAYDYDVIVIGSGPGGEGAAMGLVKQGARIAVIERYHNIGGGCTHWGTIPSKALRHAVSRTIEFNQNPLYSDHTRHLRSSFADILNHTENVINQQTRMRQGFYERNRCELFQGDARFLDANTIGLTHPDGSVERLTAEKFVIACGSRPYHPADVDFTHPRIYDSDSILNLHHEPGHVIIYGAGVIGCEYASIFRGLNVKVDLINTRDRLLAFLDQEMSDALSYHFWNSGVVIRHNEEFEKIEGVSDGVIIHLKSGKKVKADCLLYANGRTGNTDSLSLENVGLEADGRGLLKVNSMYQTAQPHIYAVGDVIGYPSLASAAYDQGRIAAQAVMKGEATAHLIEDIPTGIYTIPEISSVGKTEQQLTAMKVPYEVGRAQFKHLARAQIVGMNVGSLKILFHRDTKEILGIHCFGERAAEIIHIGQAIMEQKNGGNTIEYFVNTTFNYPTMAEAYRVAALNGLNRLF, from the coding sequence ATGCAACATGCTTACGATTACGATGTTATTGTGATTGGCTCCGGCCCTGGCGGTGAAGGCGCCGCAATGGGCCTGGTGAAACAGGGCGCCCGTATCGCCGTTATTGAGCGCTATCACAATATAGGCGGCGGCTGTACCCACTGGGGGACCATTCCTTCCAAAGCGTTACGCCACGCAGTAAGCCGCACCATCGAATTTAATCAAAACCCTTTATACAGCGACCACACCCGCCATCTTCGCTCTTCTTTCGCTGACATCCTGAATCATACGGAAAATGTGATTAACCAGCAGACGCGTATGCGTCAGGGCTTTTACGAGCGCAACCGCTGCGAACTGTTTCAGGGCGACGCTCGGTTTCTGGATGCCAATACTATCGGCCTGACGCACCCTGACGGCTCGGTTGAACGCCTGACGGCGGAGAAATTTGTTATCGCCTGCGGCTCGCGTCCTTACCATCCGGCGGACGTCGATTTCACCCACCCGCGCATTTATGATTCCGATTCCATCCTGAACCTTCATCACGAACCAGGTCATGTGATTATTTACGGCGCCGGCGTTATCGGCTGTGAATATGCTTCGATTTTCCGTGGTCTCAACGTTAAGGTGGACCTGATCAACACGCGCGATCGTCTGCTGGCGTTTCTCGATCAGGAGATGTCCGATGCGCTCTCTTACCACTTCTGGAACAGCGGCGTGGTGATTCGCCATAATGAAGAGTTCGAGAAGATCGAAGGCGTCAGCGACGGCGTTATCATTCACCTGAAATCGGGCAAGAAAGTGAAGGCGGACTGCCTGCTTTATGCCAACGGCCGCACGGGCAACACCGATTCGCTCTCGCTGGAAAATGTGGGTCTGGAAGCGGATGGCCGCGGTCTGCTGAAAGTCAACAGTATGTATCAGACGGCGCAGCCGCATATCTATGCGGTAGGCGACGTTATCGGCTACCCAAGCCTGGCGTCAGCCGCCTACGATCAGGGCCGCATCGCCGCGCAGGCGGTGATGAAAGGCGAAGCGACCGCGCATCTGATTGAGGATATTCCCACCGGTATTTACACCATCCCGGAAATCAGCTCGGTCGGAAAGACGGAACAACAGCTAACGGCGATGAAAGTGCCGTATGAGGTAGGTCGGGCGCAATTTAAACATCTGGCACGCGCGCAGATCGTCGGCATGAACGTGGGCAGTCTGAAAATCCTGTTCCACCGCGATACTAAAGAAATTCTCGGCATCCACTGCTTCGGCGAACGTGCGGCGGAGATTATTCATATCGGTCAGGCGATTATGGAGCAAAAAAATGGTGGCAACACGATTGAGTACTTCGTGAATACCACCTTTAACTATCCCACGATGGCGGAAGCGTATCGCGTTGCCGCCCTGAACGGATTAAACCGCCTGTTTTAG
- the oxyR gene encoding DNA-binding transcriptional regulator OxyR, which produces MNIRDLEYLVSLAEHRHFRRAADACHVSQPTLSGQIRKLEDELGVMLLERTSRKVLFTQAGLLLVDQARTVLREVKVLKEMASQQGEAMSGPLHIGLIPTVGPYLLPHIIPMLHQSFPKLEMYLHEAQTQQLLNQLDSGKLDCAILALVKESEAFIEVPLFDEPMKLAVWQDHPWKDRDRVPMSDLAGEKLLMLEDGHCLRDQAMGFCFQAGADEDTHFRATSLETLRNMVAAGSGITLLPALAVPQERTRDGITYLSCYKPVPQRTIALVYRPGSPLRSRYEQLAEAIRSHMQGQMETTLKQAV; this is translated from the coding sequence ATGAATATTCGTGATCTTGAATACCTGGTTTCCCTCGCTGAACATCGTCATTTTCGGCGTGCCGCCGATGCCTGTCATGTCAGCCAGCCCACGCTGAGCGGACAGATCCGTAAACTTGAAGATGAACTGGGCGTTATGCTGCTGGAACGCACCAGCCGCAAAGTGCTGTTCACGCAGGCCGGTCTGTTGCTGGTCGATCAGGCGCGCACCGTATTGCGCGAAGTGAAGGTGCTGAAGGAGATGGCCAGCCAGCAGGGCGAGGCGATGTCCGGCCCGCTGCATATTGGTCTGATCCCGACGGTAGGGCCTTACCTGCTGCCGCATATCATCCCGATGCTGCACCAAAGCTTCCCTAAGCTGGAAATGTATCTTCATGAAGCGCAAACGCAGCAGCTGCTGAACCAGTTGGACAGCGGCAAACTCGACTGCGCGATTCTGGCGCTGGTGAAAGAGAGCGAAGCCTTTATTGAAGTTCCGCTGTTCGATGAGCCGATGAAGCTGGCGGTCTGGCAGGATCATCCGTGGAAAGACCGCGATCGCGTGCCGATGTCCGATCTGGCTGGCGAGAAATTACTGATGCTGGAGGATGGACATTGCCTGCGCGATCAGGCGATGGGCTTCTGTTTCCAGGCCGGCGCTGATGAAGATACCCATTTCCGCGCGACCAGCCTTGAGACGCTGCGCAATATGGTGGCGGCGGGGAGCGGCATTACGCTGCTGCCGGCGTTGGCGGTGCCGCAGGAGCGCACGCGCGACGGCATTACCTATCTCTCCTGTTACAAGCCGGTGCCGCAGCGCACTATCGCGCTGGTTTACCGGCCGGGATCGCCTCTGCGCAGCCGCTATGAGCAGCTGGCCGAGGCTATCCGTAGCCACATGCAAGGTCAGATGGAAACCACGCTAAAACAGGCGGTTTAA